From Stenotrophomonas nitritireducens, the proteins below share one genomic window:
- a CDS encoding glycosyl hydrolase family 18 protein has protein sequence MTEHSRQPCLPSFIRARPPSARLRLRVVLALATATAGVLPAAHAADCTGIKPWLGTTIYQPGDHLQKAGVQYRVRQTIWNAPPDHPAGRRYYDNLGRCDAGPPAANTPPQVRLTSPAAGSRFSVGSAITVTADARDSDGSIRKVEFFRDGISVGSVGNAPYSLVWRGAAAGSYVLMAVATDDRNASTNSATVKVVVTAPDKDIIPPSIPTGLAVASRSANSIALQWNAASDNPGGSGVAAYILYRDGRQIASLGTTGFTDTGLSAATAYRYAVSARDKAGNASAISTAISASTLAEDTGGGDPVNPNPNPDPKPNPDPGDPGTSATTGKRVIGNFTQWGIYGRNYRVKNIDSSGSAAQLTHINYAFGNVRNNRCEVGVTQAANPASGAGGDAYADYTRSFGGSESVSGVADRWNQPLRGNWNQLKQLKAKHPQLKTLISLGGWTWSRGFSSAARPENRQAFVASCIDAYIKGNLPFTDNAGGKGVAAGVFDGIDIDWEYPAACGLSCGTPADRDNFTALLAEFRRQLDAVRPGLLLTVAVGAGIDKIRQTDPAAYHRYLDFINVMTYDFHGAWAGTTNHHTALFHSPADPSRGDTALYNSNDAIEAYLQRGVPAAKLNLGVGFYGRGWTNVAATNNGLYQSGRPANGRFEAGIEDWKVLKNLGWPVYTDAAAQATWLYNGSTFWSVDTPEMLGRKMAYVKAQGLGGAFFWEFSGDDAQGTLVNSIGKGLK, from the coding sequence ATGACGGAACATTCCCGGCAGCCCTGTCTGCCCTCATTCATCCGCGCCCGCCCGCCCAGCGCGCGCTTGCGCCTGCGCGTGGTGCTCGCACTGGCCACGGCCACGGCCGGCGTGCTGCCCGCCGCCCACGCGGCGGACTGTACGGGGATCAAACCCTGGCTGGGCACCACCATCTACCAACCCGGCGACCACCTGCAGAAAGCAGGCGTGCAGTACCGGGTTCGCCAAACCATCTGGAACGCCCCGCCCGATCACCCGGCCGGTCGGCGCTACTACGACAATCTGGGCCGTTGCGACGCCGGCCCGCCGGCTGCCAACACGCCCCCGCAGGTTCGCCTGACCTCGCCCGCCGCGGGCAGCCGCTTCAGCGTCGGCAGCGCCATCACCGTCACCGCTGACGCCCGCGACAGTGATGGCAGCATCCGCAAGGTCGAGTTTTTCCGCGATGGCATCTCCGTCGGCAGCGTCGGCAACGCGCCTTACAGCCTTGTCTGGCGGGGTGCGGCGGCAGGTAGCTACGTACTGATGGCGGTAGCTACCGACGACCGCAACGCCAGCACCAACTCCGCAACGGTCAAGGTGGTGGTCACTGCGCCCGACAAGGACATCATCCCGCCCTCCATTCCCACCGGGCTGGCCGTGGCCTCGCGTAGCGCAAACAGCATCGCCCTGCAGTGGAATGCCGCCAGCGACAACCCCGGCGGCAGCGGCGTGGCCGCTTATATCCTGTACCGCGACGGCCGGCAGATCGCCTCACTGGGCACCACCGGTTTCACCGACACCGGCCTGAGCGCGGCCACCGCCTACCGCTATGCGGTCAGTGCGCGTGACAAGGCGGGCAACGCCTCGGCGATCAGTACAGCCATCAGCGCCAGTACCCTGGCCGAGGACACCGGTGGCGGTGATCCCGTGAATCCCAACCCGAATCCCGATCCCAAGCCAAACCCCGATCCCGGCGATCCGGGCACGTCGGCCACAACCGGCAAGCGGGTCATCGGCAATTTCACCCAGTGGGGCATCTATGGCCGCAATTACCGGGTCAAGAACATCGACAGCAGCGGCTCGGCGGCGCAGCTGACCCACATCAACTACGCCTTCGGCAACGTCCGCAACAACCGCTGCGAAGTCGGCGTTACCCAGGCCGCCAACCCGGCCAGTGGTGCCGGTGGCGATGCCTATGCCGATTACACCCGCAGCTTTGGCGGCAGCGAGAGCGTCAGCGGTGTCGCTGACCGATGGAACCAGCCGCTGCGCGGCAACTGGAACCAGCTCAAGCAGCTCAAGGCCAAGCACCCGCAGCTGAAGACCCTGATCTCGTTGGGCGGATGGACCTGGTCACGCGGCTTCTCCAGCGCAGCGCGCCCGGAGAACCGCCAGGCCTTTGTCGCCTCCTGCATTGATGCGTATATCAAGGGCAACCTGCCGTTCACCGACAACGCCGGTGGCAAGGGCGTCGCCGCAGGCGTGTTCGATGGCATCGACATCGACTGGGAATATCCGGCCGCCTGTGGCCTGAGCTGTGGCACCCCGGCCGACCGCGACAACTTCACCGCGCTGCTGGCCGAGTTTCGCCGCCAGTTGGATGCGGTGCGTCCCGGGCTGCTGCTGACCGTGGCGGTCGGCGCCGGCATCGACAAGATCCGCCAGACCGATCCGGCGGCCTACCACCGCTACCTGGATTTCATCAATGTGATGACCTATGACTTCCATGGCGCCTGGGCCGGCACCACCAACCACCACACCGCCCTGTTCCACTCGCCGGCCGATCCGTCACGTGGTGACACCGCTCTTTACAACAGCAACGACGCCATCGAGGCCTACCTGCAGCGCGGCGTGCCGGCCGCCAAGTTGAACCTGGGCGTGGGCTTCTACGGCCGTGGCTGGACCAATGTGGCCGCGACCAACAACGGCCTGTACCAGAGCGGGCGGCCGGCAAACGGCAGGTTCGAGGCGGGCATCGAGGACTGGAAAGTGCTCAAGAACCTCGGTTGGCCGGTGTATACCGACGCGGCCGCACAGGCCACCTGGCTGTACAACGGCAGCACGTTCTGGAGCGTGGACACGCCGGAAATGCTGGGCCGCAAGATGGCCTACGTCAAAGCGCAGGGCCTGGGCGGTGCCTTCTTCTGGGAGTTCAGCGGCGATGACGCCCAGGGCACCCTGGTCAACAGCATCGGCAAGGGCCTGAAATAA
- the purL gene encoding phosphoribosylformylglycinamidine synthase: MIVLEGAAALSPFRRERLESRLQSIAADLRITGAWHVYFTQAADAGAVDQTTLGRILQGQPQAAERAEGAVSRFVVPRLGTLSPWSSKATELVRGAGLPIQRVERGTRIDLSGWPADPAQQAAVAKLLHDPMTQSLLADIGQAQALFNNVGRGTLERIALDDLEGANKRLGLALADDEIDYLRQRYSELGRDPSDVELMMFAQANSEHCRHKIFNASWTIDGNEQDRSLFKMIKNTHQQTPQHTLSAYSDNAAVIEGEPAARYRPDPATGKYRSEAVVPSAFQIKVETHNHPTAIAPFPGAATGAGGEIRDEGATGRGGKPKAGLTGFSVSHLRIPTLPQPWEAPRALNPRMAPALDIMLDGPLGGAAFNNEFGRPNLLGYFRSFELPEDGITRAYDKPIMLAGGLGAIDRVQVDKLQLQAGDAVIVLGGPAMLIGLGGGAASSVASGESAEDLDFASVQRDNPEMERRCQEVIDRCVAMGTNNPIKFFHDVGAGGLSNAIPELLHDSNVGGVIDLGKVPTDDPSLSPLELWCNESQERYVLGVAPERLAEFAAICARERCPFAAVGVATSEEHLVVAYGATPGNTPADAPIDLPMDVLFGKAPKMHRDAVHPPAPRWPSLKTAGIDLHDAGLRVLAHPTVASKSFLVTIGDRSVGGLTAREQMIGPWQLPMADVAITLAGFDAYAGEAMSLGERTPLALLNAAASARMAVGEAITNLCAAPVTALDTVKLSANWMAACGHNGEDALLYDAVKAVGMELCPQLDISIPVGKDSLSMQAQWQADGQAEKSVSPVSLVITAFAPVSDARQQLTPLLDRETESELWLIGLGAGKQRLGGSILAQTQADHSALPAFAGEVPDLDDPQRLRAFFELICDARESGLLLAYHDRSDGGAFAALCEMAFASRMGLDIVLDAWGDDPFRSLFNEELGAVVQIAKEDRAAFADLVERHALTECAQRIARPSTAPAVRVQLGSDTLVEWRWEELFDAWWSVTHAMQKLRDNPDAADQERAIARNFNAPGLKPKLAFDPAEDVAAPFIATGARPKVAILREQGVNGQIEMANIFERVGFDAYDVHMSDLIEGRVQLSDFRGIAACGGFSYGDVLGAGRGWATSILERPALREAFAAFFARPDTFALGVCNGCQMMSQLKDIIPGAEHWPKFLRNASEQFEARTALLEVVESPSILLRGMAGSRLPVAVAHGEGRAEFDSAVDQAAASVALRYVDGDGRVASQYPLNPNGSPDGITGLTSSDGRVTILMPHPERTPRSVNLSWAPSSWGEDSPWLRMFRNARVWCG; this comes from the coding sequence ATGATCGTCCTCGAGGGCGCAGCTGCCCTTTCGCCGTTCCGCCGCGAACGTCTTGAATCCCGCCTGCAGTCCATTGCCGCCGATCTGCGCATCACCGGTGCCTGGCACGTCTATTTCACCCAGGCCGCCGATGCCGGCGCGGTCGACCAGACCACGCTGGGCCGCATCCTACAGGGTCAGCCACAGGCCGCCGAACGCGCCGAAGGCGCGGTTTCCCGCTTCGTGGTGCCACGCCTGGGCACGCTGTCGCCCTGGTCGAGCAAGGCCACCGAGCTGGTGCGCGGTGCCGGCCTGCCGATCCAGCGGGTGGAACGCGGTACCCGCATTGATCTGAGCGGTTGGCCGGCCGATCCAGCCCAGCAGGCGGCGGTTGCCAAGCTGCTGCACGACCCGATGACCCAGTCGCTGCTGGCCGATATAGGCCAAGCACAGGCGCTGTTCAACAATGTGGGCCGCGGCACCCTGGAGCGGATTGCGCTGGATGACCTGGAAGGGGCCAACAAGCGCCTCGGCCTGGCCCTGGCCGACGACGAAATCGATTACCTGCGCCAGCGCTACAGCGAACTCGGCCGTGACCCGTCCGACGTCGAACTGATGATGTTCGCGCAGGCCAATTCCGAACACTGCCGGCACAAGATCTTCAATGCCAGCTGGACCATCGACGGCAACGAGCAGGACCGCTCGCTGTTCAAGATGATCAAGAACACCCACCAGCAGACCCCGCAGCACACGCTCAGCGCGTACAGCGACAATGCCGCGGTGATTGAAGGTGAACCGGCCGCGCGTTATCGCCCGGACCCGGCCACCGGCAAGTACCGCAGCGAAGCGGTGGTGCCCAGTGCGTTCCAGATCAAGGTGGAAACGCATAACCACCCGACCGCGATTGCGCCGTTCCCCGGTGCCGCGACCGGCGCCGGCGGCGAAATCCGCGACGAAGGTGCCACCGGCCGTGGCGGCAAGCCCAAGGCCGGCCTGACCGGCTTCTCGGTCTCGCACCTGCGCATCCCGACCCTGCCGCAGCCGTGGGAAGCGCCGCGCGCGCTGAACCCGCGCATGGCGCCGGCGCTGGACATCATGCTTGACGGCCCGCTCGGCGGCGCCGCGTTCAACAACGAATTCGGCCGGCCGAACCTGCTGGGCTATTTCCGCAGCTTCGAGCTGCCGGAAGACGGCATCACCCGCGCCTACGACAAGCCGATCATGTTGGCCGGCGGCCTGGGCGCGATTGACCGCGTGCAGGTCGACAAGCTGCAGCTGCAGGCCGGTGACGCGGTGATCGTGCTCGGCGGCCCGGCCATGTTGATCGGCCTGGGCGGCGGTGCGGCCTCGTCGGTGGCTTCGGGCGAAAGTGCCGAAGACCTCGACTTCGCCAGCGTGCAGCGCGACAACCCGGAAATGGAACGCCGCTGCCAGGAAGTGATCGACCGTTGCGTGGCCATGGGTACGAACAACCCGATCAAATTCTTCCACGACGTCGGCGCCGGTGGCCTGTCAAACGCCATCCCCGAACTGCTGCACGACTCCAACGTTGGCGGCGTGATCGACCTGGGCAAGGTGCCCACCGACGATCCCTCGCTGTCGCCGCTGGAACTGTGGTGCAACGAGTCGCAGGAACGTTATGTGCTTGGCGTGGCGCCGGAGCGCCTGGCCGAGTTCGCCGCCATCTGCGCACGCGAGCGCTGCCCGTTTGCCGCCGTTGGCGTCGCCACCAGCGAAGAGCATCTGGTCGTGGCCTATGGGGCGACCCCGGGCAATACCCCGGCCGATGCGCCGATCGATCTGCCGATGGATGTCCTGTTCGGCAAGGCGCCGAAGATGCACCGCGATGCCGTGCATCCGCCGGCACCGCGTTGGCCGTCGCTGAAGACCGCTGGCATCGATCTGCATGACGCTGGCCTGCGTGTGCTTGCACACCCGACCGTTGCCTCCAAGAGCTTCCTGGTCACCATCGGTGACCGTAGCGTCGGCGGCCTGACCGCGCGCGAGCAGATGATCGGCCCGTGGCAGTTGCCGATGGCCGATGTGGCCATCACCCTTGCCGGCTTTGATGCCTATGCCGGCGAAGCGATGTCGCTGGGCGAACGCACCCCGCTGGCCTTGTTGAATGCAGCCGCGTCGGCACGGATGGCGGTGGGCGAAGCCATCACCAACCTGTGTGCCGCACCGGTGACCGCGTTGGATACGGTCAAGCTGTCCGCCAACTGGATGGCCGCCTGCGGTCACAACGGCGAAGACGCGCTGCTGTACGACGCGGTAAAGGCCGTGGGCATGGAACTGTGCCCGCAGCTGGATATCAGCATCCCGGTGGGCAAGGACTCGCTGTCGATGCAGGCGCAGTGGCAGGCCGATGGCCAGGCCGAGAAGTCGGTCTCGCCGGTGTCGCTGGTGATCACCGCGTTCGCCCCGGTCAGCGATGCCCGCCAGCAGCTCACGCCGCTGCTCGACCGCGAGACCGAAAGCGAGTTGTGGCTGATTGGTCTGGGCGCTGGCAAGCAGCGCCTGGGTGGCTCAATCCTGGCGCAGACCCAGGCCGATCACAGCGCGCTGCCGGCGTTCGCCGGTGAAGTGCCGGACCTGGATGACCCGCAGCGCCTGCGTGCGTTCTTCGAGTTGATCTGCGATGCACGTGAGTCCGGCCTGTTGCTGGCGTACCACGACCGCAGCGACGGTGGCGCCTTCGCCGCCCTGTGCGAAATGGCCTTCGCCTCGCGCATGGGCCTGGACATCGTGCTCGATGCCTGGGGCGATGATCCGTTCCGCAGCCTGTTCAACGAAGAACTCGGCGCCGTGGTGCAGATCGCCAAGGAAGACCGCGCCGCGTTTGCCGACCTGGTCGAACGCCATGCCCTGACCGAGTGCGCACAGCGCATCGCCCGCCCCAGCACCGCACCTGCCGTACGCGTGCAACTGGGCAGCGACACGCTGGTGGAATGGCGTTGGGAAGAACTGTTCGATGCCTGGTGGTCGGTGACCCACGCCATGCAGAAGCTGCGTGACAACCCGGACGCAGCCGATCAGGAACGCGCCATTGCCCGCAATTTCAACGCTCCGGGGCTGAAGCCGAAGCTGGCATTCGACCCGGCCGAGGACGTGGCGGCACCGTTCATCGCCACCGGCGCACGGCCGAAGGTAGCGATCCTGCGCGAGCAGGGCGTCAACGGCCAGATTGAAATGGCCAACATCTTCGAGCGTGTCGGCTTTGATGCCTACGACGTGCACATGAGCGACCTGATCGAAGGCCGCGTGCAGTTGTCCGACTTCCGCGGCATCGCCGCCTGTGGCGGCTTCAGCTACGGCGACGTGCTCGGCGCTGGTCGCGGCTGGGCAACCTCCATCCTGGAACGCCCGGCGCTGCGTGAGGCCTTTGCGGCCTTCTTTGCACGCCCGGATACCTTCGCGCTGGGCGTGTGCAACGGTTGCCAGATGATGAGCCAGCTCAAGGACATCATCCCCGGTGCCGAGCACTGGCCCAAGTTCCTGCGCAATGCCAGCGAGCAGTTCGAAGCACGCACGGCGTTGTTGGAAGTGGTGGAATCGCCGTCCATCCTGCTGCGTGGCATGGCCGGCTCGCGCCTGCCGGTGGCGGTGGCACACGGCGAAGGCCGTGCCGAGTTCGACAGCGCGGTGGACCAGGCAGCGGCCAGCGTCGCGCTGCGTTACGTCGATGGCGACGGCCGCGTGGCCAGCCAGTACCCGCTCAATCCGAATGGCTCGCCTGACGGCATCACCGGCCTGACCAGCAGTGATGGCCGCGTCACCATCCTGATGCCGCACCCGGAACGCACCCCGCGTAGCGTCAACCTGAGCTGGGCACCGAGCAGCTGGGGCGAAGATTCGCCGTGGCTGCGGATGTTCCGCAACGCAAGAGTATGGTGCGGCTGA